One window from the genome of Oryza glaberrima chromosome 3, OglaRS2, whole genome shotgun sequence encodes:
- the LOC127765653 gene encoding protein AMEIOTIC 1 homolog, with protein MDAEMAAPALAAAHLLDSPMRPQVSRYYSKKRGSSHSRNGKDDANHDESKNQSPGSPLSRQSLSSSATHTYHTGGFYEIDHEKLPPKSPIHLKSIRVVKVSGYTSLDVTVSFPSLLALRSFFSSSPRSCTGPELDERFVMSSNHAARILRRQVAEEELAGDVMHQDSFWLVKPCLYDFSASSPHDVLTPSPLPAAAQAKAPAASSCLLDTLKCDGAGWGVRRRVRYIGHHHDASKEASAASLDGYNTEVSVQEEQQQRLRLRLRLRQRREQEDNKSTSNGKRKREEAESSMDKSRAARKKKAKTYKSPKKAEKRRVVEAKDGDPRRGKDRWSAERYAAAERSLLDIMRSHGARFGAPVMRQALREEARKHIGDTGLLDHLLKHMAGRVPEGSADRFRRRHNADGAMEYWLEPAELAEVRRLAGVSDPYWVPPPGWKPGDDVSAVAGDLLVKKKVEELAEEVDGVKRHIEQLSSNLVQLEKETKSEAERSYSSRKEKYQKLMKANEKLEKQVLSMKDMYEHLVQKKGKLKKEVLSLKDKYKLVLEKNDKLEEQMASLSSSFLSLKEQLLLPRNGDNLNMERERVEVTLGKQEGLVPGEPLYVDGGDRISQQADATVVQVGEKRTARKSSFRICKPQGTFMWPHMASGTSMAISGGGSSSCPVASGPEQLPRSSSCPSIGPGGLPPSSRAPAEVVVASPLDEHVAFRGGFNTPPSASSTNAAAAAKLPPLPSPTSPLQTRALFAAGFTVPALHNFSGLTLRHVDSSSPSSAPCGAREKMVTLFDGDCRGISVVGTELALATPSYC; from the exons AGGCCACAGGTGAGCAGATACTACTCCAAGAAGAGGGGTAGCAGCCACAGCAGAAATGGCAAGGATGATGCCAACCACGACGAGTCCAAGAACCAATCACCCGGCTCGCCCCTGAGCAGACAGAGCCTGTCCTCATCTGCCACCCACACCTACCACACCG GAGGGTTCTACGAGATCGACCACGAGAAGCTtccccccaaatccccaattcaTCTCAAGTCCATACGTGTGGTAAAG GTGAGCGGCTACACAAGCCTGGACGTCACAGTGAGCTTCCCGTCCCTCCTGGCGCTGCGaagcttcttctcctcctccccacggTCGTGCACTGGGCCGGAGCTCGACGAGCGCTTCGTCATGAGCAGCAACCACGCGGCCCGCATCCTGCGCCGTCAGGTggccgaggaggagctcgcgggCGACGTGATGCACCAGGACAGCTTCTGGCTTGTCAAGCCCTGCCTCTATGACTTCTCCGCGTCGTCACCACATGATGTGCTGACCCCGTCGCCGCTGCCTGCCGCAGCGCAGGCGAAGGCGCCGGCAGCCAGTTCCTGCCTTCTCGACACCTTGAAGTGCGACGGCGCCGGGTGGGGCGTGAGGCGCCGTGTCAGGTACATTGGTCACCACCACGATGCTTCCAAGGAGGCCAGCGCTGCCAGCCTCGATGGCTACAACACAGAGGTCAGCGtccaggaggagcagcagcagcgactgCGGCTTCGACTGCGGTTGCGACAACGCCGGGAGCAGGAAGACAACAAGAGCACTAGCAATGGCAAGAGGAAGCGGGAGGAGGCAGAGAGCAGCATGGACAAGAGCAGAGCCGCCAGGAAGAAGAAAGCCAAGACTTACAAGAGTCCCAAGAAGGCGGAGAAGAGGCGCGTCGTGGAGGCTAAAGACGGCGACCCTCGGCGCGGCAAGGACCGGTGGTCGGCCGAGCGGTACGCAGCGGCGGAGAGGAGCCTGCTGGATATAATGCGCTCCCATGGTGCCCGCTTCGGTGCGCCGGTGATGCGGCAGGCTCTGCGGGAGGAAGCCCGCAAGCACATCGGTGACACCGGCCTCCTTGACCACCTGCTCAAGCACATGGCCGGCAGGGTACCGGAAGGCAGCGCGGACCGGTTCCGTCGCCGGCACAATGCGGATGGTGCCATGGAGTACTGGCTGGAGCCGGCGGAGCTTGCCGAGGTACGGCGGCTGGCTGGAGTGTCTGATCCATACTGGGTGCCACCACCTGGGTGGAAGCCAGGCGATGATGTGTCCGCAGTCGCCGGTGACCTCCTGGTCAAGAAGAAGGTGGAAGAGCTCGCTGAGGAGGTTGATGGTGTAAAAAG GCACATCGAGCAGCTCAGTTCTAATTTGGTGCAGctggagaaggaaacaaaaTCTGAGGCAGAGCGATCTTACAGCTCTAGGAAG GAGAAGTATCAGAAGTTGATGAAGGCAAATGAAAAGCTCGAGAAACAGGTGTTATCTATGAAG GACATGTATGAGCATCTGGTTCAGAAAAAGGGTAAGCTGAAGAAGGAGGTGCTGTCCTTGAAG GATAAATATAAGCTTGTGCTGGAGAAGAATGATAAACTGGAGGAACAGATGGCTAGTCTCTCCAGCTCCTTCCTTTCTTTGAAG GAACAATTGCTGCTGCCAAGAAATGGAGATAATCTGAACATGGAAAGGGAAAGGGTGGAAGTGACTTTGGGCAAGCAAGAAGGCCTTGTTCCTGGCGAACCACTGTATGTTGATGGTGGTGACCGGATCAGCCAGCAAGCAGATGCCACCGTCGTCCAAGTCGGCGAGAAGAGGACGGCGAGGAAGAGCAGCTTCCGCATCTGCAAGCCACAGGGAACGTTCATGTGGCCACACATGGCGTCTGGCACGAGCATGGCCATCAGTGGGGGAGGCAGTAGCAGCTGCCCTGTCGCCTCCGGGCCAGAGCAGCTccctcgcagcagcagctgcccCAGCATTGGGCCTGGTGGCCTCCCGCCGTCGTCACGAGCCCCAGCCGAGGTGGTGGTCGCGTCGCCGCTGGACGAGCACGTGGCGTTCCGCGGGGGCTTCAACACGCCGCCCTCGGCATCGTCCAccaacgccgccgctgccgccaagcTGCCTCCCCTGCCCAGCCCGACGTCACCTCTCCAGACACGGGCCCTGTTCGCCGCTGGCTTCACTGTCCCGGCACTACACAACTTCTCCGGCCTCACCTTACGCCATGTG gactcctcgtcgccgtcgtccgcgccATGCGGTGCTAGGGAGAAGATGGTGACCCTGTTCGATGGAGACTGCCGGGGGATCAGCGTCGTGGGCACCGAGCTGGCACTGGCCACTCCGTCCTACTGCTGA